GACCTGATCAACTCCAAGCCGATTTCCGCGGCGCTGAAGGAGTTCTTCGGTGCATCGCAGCTGTCCCAGTTCATGGACCAGACCAACCCCCTGTCCGAGATCACGCACAAGCGCCGCGTCTCGGCGCTGGGCCCGGGCGGTCTGACGCGCGAACGCGCCGGCTTCGAGGTGCGCGACGTGCACCCGACGCACTACGGCCGCGTCTGCCCGATCGAGACGCCGGAAGGTCCGAACATCGGCCTGATCAACTCGCTCGCGCTGTACGCGCAGCTCAACGAGTACGGCTTCCTCGAGACGCCGTACCGCCGGGTGGCCGACGGCAAGGTGACCAACCAGATCGACTACCTGTCGGCGATCGAGGAAGGCAAGTACGTCATCGCGCAGGCCAACGCCACGCTCGACAAGGACGGCAAGCTGATCGACGAGCTGGTGTCGGCGCGCGACAACGGCGAATCGGTGCTGACCTCGCCGGAGCGCATCCAGTACATGGACGTGGCGCCCACGCAGATCGTGTCGGTGGCGGCTTCACTCGTGCCCTTCCTGGAGCACGATGACGCCAACCGCGCGCTGATGGGCGCCAACATGCAACGCCAGGCGGTGCCGACCCTGCGCCCTGAAAAGGCGCTGGTGGGCACGGGCGTCGAGCGCGTGGCCGCCAAGGACTCGGGCACCGTGGTCGCGGCGCGCCGCGGCGGGGTGGTCGACTACGTGGACACCAACCGCATCGTGATCCGCGTCAACGACAAGGAAACGGTGGCTGGCGAGGTCGGCGTCGACATCTACAACCTCATCAAGTACCAGCGTTCCAACCAGAACACCAACATCCATCAGCGTCCAATCGTCAAGCGCGGCGACACGGTCACCGCCGAGGACATCATTGCCGACGGCGCCTCCACCGACCTGGGCGAGCTCGCGCTCGGCCAGAACATGCTCGTCGCGTTCATGCCGTGGAACGGCTACAACTTCGAAGACTCGATCCTGATCTCCGAACGCGTGGTCGCCGACGACCGCTACACCTCGATCCACATCGAGGAGCTGGTGGTGATGGCGCGCGACACCAAGCTGGGCGCCGAGGAAATCACCCGCGACATCCCGAACCTGTCGGAGCAGCAGCTGGCGCGCCTGGACGAGTCGGGCATCGTCTACGTGGGTGCCGAGGTGAATCCGGGCGACACGCTGGTCGGCAAGGTCACTCCCAAGGGCGAGACCACGCTGACGCCGGAAGAGAAACTGCTGCGGGCGATCTTCGGCGAGAAGGCCTCGGACGTGAAGGACACCTCGCTGCGCGTCGACCAGGGCACCAGCGGCACGGTGATCGACGTCCAGGTGTTCACCCGTGAAGGCATCCCGCGCGACAAGCGCGCCCAGCAGATCATCGACGACGAGCTGAAGCGCTACCGCCTCGACCTGAACGATCAGCTGCGCATCGTCGAGGCCGACGCCTTCGACCGCATCGAGAAGCTGTTGGTCGGCAAGGTCGCCAACGGCGGCCCTCAGCGCATCGCCAAGGGCACGACGATTGACAAGGCCTACCTGGCGACGGTCGAGAAGTACCACTGGTTCGACATCCGCCCTGCGGACGACGACATCGCCAATCAGCTCGAAAGCATCAAGAACTCCCTCGAGCAGACGCGCCACAGCTTCGACCTCGCATTCGAAGAGAAGCGCAAGAAGCTGACGCAAGGCGACGAGCTGCCGGCGGGCGTGCTGAAGATGGTCAAGGTGTACCTGGCCGTCAAGCGCCGTCTGCAACCCGGCGACAAGATGGCCGGCCGCCACGGCAACAAGGGCGTCGTGTCCAAGATCGTTCCGGTCGAGGACATGCCCTACATGGCCGACGGCACGCCGTGCGACATCGTGCTCAACCCGCTGGGCGTGCCTTCGCGCATGAACGTGGGCCAGGTGCTCGAAGTGCACCTGGGCTGGGCCGGCAAGGGCATCGGCCAGCGTCTGGGCGACATGCTGCAGCAGCAGGCCAAGGTGGCCGAGCTGCGGCAGTTCCTCGACCAGCTCTACAACAAGTCGGGCGGCAAGACCGAGAAGCTGGACCACCTGTCGGACGGCGACATCACGGAGATGGCCGAGAACCTCGCCCGGGGGGTGCCTTTCGCGACCCCCGTCTTCGACGGCGCGTCGGAAGATGAGATCCGCGGCATGCTGAAGCTGGCGTATCCGGACGAGATCGCGAAGGCGAAGGGCCTGACCGACACCCGCACGCAGGCTGTGCTGCACGACGGCCGCACCGGCGAAGCATTCGAGCGTCCGGTCACCGTGGGCTACATGCACGTGCTCAAGCTCCACCATCTGGTCGACGACAAGATGCACGCGCGCTCCACTGGCCCGTACAGCCTCGTCACGCAGCAGCCGCTGGGCGGCAAGGCGCAGTTCGGCGGACAGCGCTTCGGCGAGATGGAAGTGTGGGCGCTCGAAGCCTACGGCGCTTCCTACGTGCTGCAGGAGATGCTGACCGTGAAGTCCGACGACGTGAATGGCCGTACCAAGGTGTACGAGAACATCGTCAAGGGCGAACACGCCATCGAAGCGGGCATGCCTGAGTCGTTCAACGTTCTTGTCAAGGAGATCAGATCTCTGGGCATCGACATTGAACTTGAACGCAACTGATGACCCACCCCCGGAGCGACTTCCTCGCTCGCCCACAAGGGGGCGACGTCAGCGGCCCGGCAACGCCGGATCCGCGGGCGTCCGCTTGGGAATGCAGTGTTTTTTTTCGGATCTAGGAGAACCCAATGAAGGGCCTACTCGACCTGTTCAAGCAATTCACCCCTGATGAGCATTTCGATGCCATCAAGATCGGCCTCGCGTCACCGGAAAAGATCCGGTCGTGGTCGTTCGGCGAGGTGAAGAAGCCCGAGACCATCAACTACCGGACCTTCAAGCCGGAGCGCGACGGTCTCTTCTGCGCCAAGATCTTCGGCCCGATCAAGGACTACGAGTGCCTGTGCGGCAAGTACAAGCGCCTGAAGCACCGCGGCGTCATCTGCGAGAAGTGCGGCGTCGAAGTGACGCAGACCAAGGTCCGCCGTGACCGCATGGGCCACATCGACCTGGCCGCGCCGTGCGCGCACATCTGGTTCCTGAAGTCGCTGCCGTCGCGCCTGGGCCTGGTGCTCGACATGACGCTGCGCGACATCGAGCGTGTGCTGTACTTCGAAGCGTATGTCGTCGTCGATCCCGGCATGACCCCGCTGAAGAAGTTCAGCATCATGAGCGAGGACGACTACGACGCGAAGCGCACCGAGTACGGTGACGAGTTCATCGCGCTGATGGGCGCCGAGGGCGTCAAGAAGCTGCTCGAGGAGATCGATCTCGACATCGAGATCGAGAAGCTGCGCGGCGACATGACCGGCTCGGAGCTCAAGGTCAAGAAGAACTCCAAGCGCCTGAAGGTGATGGAAGCCTTCAAGAAGTCGGGCATCAAGCCGCAGTGGATGGTGATGGACGTGCTGCCGGTGCTGCCGCCGGACCTGCGTCCGCTCGTGCCGCTCGATGGCGGCCGCTTCGCCACGTCGGACCTGAACGACCTCTATCGCCGCGTCATCAACCGCAACAACCGCCTCGCGCGGCTGCTGGAGCTGAAGGCGCCGGAGATCATCGTGCGCAACGAGAAGCGCATGCTGCAGGAAGCCGTCGACTCGCTTCTGGACAATGGCCGCCGCGGCAAGGCCATGACAGGCGCCAACAAGCGCGCGCTGAAGTCGCTGGCCGACATGATCAAGGGCAAGAGCGGCCGCTTCCGCCAGAACCTGCTGGGCAAGCGCGTCGACTACTCCGGCCGTTCGGTCATCGTGGTCGGCCCGACGCTCAAGCTGCACCAGTGCGGCCTGCCCAAGCTGATGGCGCTCGAGCTGTTCAAGCCGTTCATCTTCTCGCGCCTGGAGGCGATGGGCATCGCCACCACGATCAAGGCGGCGAAGAAGGAAGTCGAATCCGGCACGCCGGTGGTGTGGGACATCCTTGAGGAAGTGATCAAGGAGCACCCGGTGATGCTGAACCGCGCGCCGACGCTGCACCGCCTGGGCATTCAGGCGTTCGAGCCGGTGCTGATTGAAGGCAAGGCGATCCAGCTGCATCCGCTGGTGTGCTCTGCGTTCAACGCCGACTTCGACGGCGACCAGATGGCCGTGCACGTGCCGCTGTCCATCGAAGCGCAGATGGAAGCCCGCACGCTGATGCTGGCGTCCAACAACGTGCTGTTCCCTGCCAACGGCGAGCCGTCGATCGTGCCGTCGCAGGACGTGGTGCTGGGCCTGTACTACGCCACCCGCGAGAGAATCAACGGCAAGGGCGAAGGCATCGTCTTCGCCGACGTCGCCGAGGTGCAGCGCGCCCTCGACAACGGCCAGGTGGAGATCACCGCCCGCATCAGCGTGCGGCTGACCGAGCACGTCAAGAACAAGGACACCGGCGAGTTCGAGCCGGAGACCAAGCTCGTCGACACCACCGTCGGCCGCGCGCTGCTGTCCGAGATCCTGCCCAAGGGCCTGCCGTTCTCGAACATCAACAAGGCGCTCAAGAAGAAGGAGATCTCGCGTCTCATCAACACGTCCTTCCGCAAGTGCGGCCTCAAGGACACGGTGGTGTTCGCCGACAAGCTGCTGCAGTCGGGCTTCCGCCTGGCCACGCGCGCCGGCATCTCGATCGCCATCGACGACATGCTGGTGCCCAAGGAAAAGCACGGTCTGATCGAGCGCGCCGAGAAGGAAGTCAAGGAGATCGAGCAGCAGTACGTTTCGGGCCTGGTCACGGCCGGCGAGCGCTACAACAAGGTGGTCGACATCTGGGGCAAGACCGGCGATGAAGTCGGCAAGGTCATGATGAGCCAGCTGTCGAAGCAGAAGACCACTGACCGCCACGGCAAGGAAGTCGAGCAGGAGTCGTTCAACTCCATCTACATGATGGCCGACTCCGGCGCGCGAGGATCCGCGGCGCAGATCCGCCAGCTGGCCGGCATGCGCGGCCTGATGGCCAAGCCGGACGGCTCGATCATCGAGACGCCCATCACCGCGAACTTCCGCGAAGGCCTGAACGTTCTGCAGTACTTCATCTCCACCCACGGCGCTCGCAAGGGCCTGGCGGACACGGCGCTGAAGACCGCGAACTCCGGCTACCTGACGCGCCGCCTGGTCGACGTGACGCAGGATCTGGTGGTGACCGAGGACGATTGCGGTACGCAGAACGGCATGAACATGCGCGCCCTCGTCGAAGGCGGTGAGGTCATCGAATCGCTGCGCGACCGCATCCTCGGCCGCGTCACCGCGATCGAGGTCCAGCATCCCGAGACCCAGGCCACGCTGCTGCAGGCCGGTTCCATGCTCGACGAAGACGCACTCGACGAGATCGAGAACGCCGGCGTCGACGAGGTGAAGGTGCGCACGGCGCTCACCTGCGGCACGCGCTTCGGCCTGTGCGCCAAGTGCTACGGCCGCGACCTGGGCCGCGGCGGCATGGTCAATGTCGGCGAGGCCGTCGGCGTTATCGCCGCGCAGTCGATCGGCGAGCCGGGCACGCAGCTCACCATGCGCACCTTCCACATCGGTGGTGCGGCGTCGCGTGCGGCGGTGGCCTCCAGCGTCGACGCGAAGAGCGACGGCCATGTCGGCTTCAACCCGACGATGCGATACGTGACCAACGGCAAGGGCGAACTGGTGGTGATCTCGCGTTCCGGCGAGATCATCATTTCCGACCAGCACGGCCGCGAGCGCGAGCGTCACAAGGTGCCGTACGGCGCACTGCTGGCCATCAAGCCCGACCAGAACATCAAGGCCGGCACCATCCTGGCCACCTGGGACCCGCTGACCCGCCCGATCATCACGGAGTTCGCCGGCCGCGCGAAGTTCGAGAACATCGAGGAAGGCGTGACGGTCGCCAAGCAGGTCGACGAAGTCACCGGCCTGTCCACGCTGGTCGTGATCGATCCGAAGCGCCGCGGCGCCGCGAAGGTGGTGCGTCCGCAGGTCAAGCTGCTCGACGCTGCCGGCAACGAGGTGAAGATCCCCGGCACGGACCACTCGGTGACGATCGCCTTCCAGGTCGGCGCGCTGATCCAGATCCGCGACGGCCAGGACCTCGCCCCGGGCGAGGTGCTCGCGCGCATTCCGGTCGAAGGCCAGAAGACCCGCGACATCACCGGCGGTCTGCCGCGGGTGGCCGAGCTGTTCGAGGCGCGTTCACCGAAGGACAAGGGCACGCTGGCCGAGATCACCGGCACGGTGTCGTTCGGCAAGGAGACCAAGGGCAAGGTTCGCCTGCAGATCACCGACCCGGACGGCAAGGTCTTCGAAGAGCTCGTGCCCAAGGAGAAGAACATCCTCGTGCACGAAGGCCAGGTGGTGAACAAGGGCGAGCTGATCGTCGACGGACCAGCGGATCCGCAGGACATCTTGCGCCTGCTGGGCATCGAGGAGCTGGCGCGCTACATCGTCGACGAGGTGCAGGACGTCTACCGTCTGCAGGGCGTGAAGATCAACGACAAGCACATCGAGGTGATCGTTCGCCAGATGCTGCGCCGCGTGCAGATCGCCAACCCGGGCGACACCGCCTACATCGCCGGGGAGCAGGTCGAGCGCTCGGAGCTGCTGGACACCAACGACCGCATGGTGGCCGATGGCAAGATGACCGCCACGCACAGCGATGTGCTGCTGGGCATCACCAAGGCGTCGCTGTCGACCGACAGCTTCATCTCCGCGGCGTCGTTCCAGGAGACCACGCGCGTGCTCACCGAGGCCGCCATCATGGGCAAGCGCGACGAGCTGCGTGGCCTGAAGGAAAACGTCATCGTCGGGCGCCTGATCCCCGCGGGCACCGGCATGGCATTCCATGCCGCGCGCAAGGCGAAGGAGGAGATGGACGATGCCGAGCGCCGTGCCATCGCCATGCAGGAGGCCGAGGAGCTGGCTTCCGTGCAGCTTGCGCAGGTGGACGCGGCGAGCGGCGAGACGACCGAGTAATCGGGCACCGGTGGTTCGCAAAGGGCGACTTCGGTCGCCCTTTTTTCTGGCTGAAACGCGGCCGTACCTTCGGGCGCCTAACATTCCGCCATGAACATCGCGCTCATCGCCCACGACCACAAGAAGGACGACATGGTCCTCGTGGCCAAGGAGTTCGCCGATTTCCTGTCGCGCTGCCACCTGATCGCGACCGGGACGACCGGGGGGCGCCTGCACGCGGAAGCCGGCCTGGAGGTCGAATGCATGCTGAGCGGTCCGATGGGCGGTGACCTGCAGATCGGCGCGCGGCTGTCGGTGGGCCAGATCGACGCGGTCATCTTCCTGCGCGACCCGATGACGCCTCAACCCCACGAGCCGGACATCAACGCATTGGTGCGTGCCTGTGACGTGCACAACGTCCCCTGCGCCACCAACGTGGCCGGGGCACGGCTGCTGCTGGCGGAGCTCAGCCGGCGCTGAACGACGACGCCCAGGCGTCGGGGGTGAGCACGTCGAGCCCGAGCGGCCGTACACGTCGCGCGAGCTTCAGCACGGCCTTGTCGCGGCTGACCAGCCAACGGCTGCGGTGCGCCAGGGCGAGATCCACGAACTTCTGGTCGTCGGGGTCGGTGCACCGGATGCGGGTCGCCGTGCCCGAGAGCGCTACCGGCTCGACCAGCGTGACGTGGCCCTCCCACGCTTGCCACAACGCTCGCACATCGGGCTGCCGCGCGCCGGCGATCCCGCGGGCCAGGACATGAGCGAGCTCGTCCCGCATTGGGGCACTGGCGAGCCAGCGCACACTACCGGACTCGAATCGCCGGGCCCACGCTGCGCACAAAGGGTCGCGAAAGACGAGCCATGCCAGCACGGCATTGGTGTCGAGGACCACGCCCGGAGCTTCCGTGGTCCGGACGGTGGAATGGGCGGGCGACGGTTCGGGCAACAGCATTGCAGGGGCTTTGCGGCCACGTTCTATTGCGACGGGGGGTTCACCCGAATATAATCGAGGGCTTTTCGGCAGATTCTGCTGCGCTCTTTGTCGGGCGGCTCACCAGGGACCTTCTCCTGGCCTTCGAGCCTTCCCCTCCCACTGAGGCGCTTCGACGTTTCGCCGGAAACGAAGTGACTTCAAACGGGAACAAGTTACCTATGCCAACCATCAACCAACTCGTGCGTCACGGTCGCGAGACCGAGGCCACGAAGTCCAAATCGCCGGCGATGCAGGGCAGCCCCCAGCGCCGCGGCGTGTGTACCCGCGTGTACACCACGACTCCGAAGAAGCCGAACTCAGCGCTTCGCAAGGTCGCCAAGG
The Piscinibacter sp. XHJ-5 DNA segment above includes these coding regions:
- the rpoB gene encoding DNA-directed RNA polymerase subunit beta; this encodes MAQHTTPYSYTERKRIRKSFGKRESVLNVPYLLTMQRESYVAFLQKDVPPQKRKPEGLQAAFLSAFPIVSHNGFVEMKFIEYNMAKPAFDTRECQQRGLTYAAAVRAKLQMIIYDRESPQAKTVKEIKEQEVYMGEVPLMTDYGSFIVNGTERVIVSQLHRSPGVFFEHDKGKTHSSGKLLFSARIIPYRGSWLDFEFDPKDILYFRVDRRRKMPVTILLKAIGLNPEAILAHFFVFDNFRLMDSGAQMEFVADRLRGEIARFDITDKSGNVIVEKDKRITARHTRQLEQSETQFISVPEDFLVGRVLARNIVDPETGEIIAKANDEITDSLLKKLRAAGIKEIQAIYTNELDEGAYISQTLSADETADQLAARVAIYRMMRPGEPPTEDAVEALFHRLFYSADTYDLSRVGRMKFNARVGRDSPDGPMTLSNDDILDVVKILVELRNGRGEVDDIDHLGNRRVRCVGELAENQYRSGLARIEKAVKERLGQAETEALMPHDLINSKPISAALKEFFGASQLSQFMDQTNPLSEITHKRRVSALGPGGLTRERAGFEVRDVHPTHYGRVCPIETPEGPNIGLINSLALYAQLNEYGFLETPYRRVADGKVTNQIDYLSAIEEGKYVIAQANATLDKDGKLIDELVSARDNGESVLTSPERIQYMDVAPTQIVSVAASLVPFLEHDDANRALMGANMQRQAVPTLRPEKALVGTGVERVAAKDSGTVVAARRGGVVDYVDTNRIVIRVNDKETVAGEVGVDIYNLIKYQRSNQNTNIHQRPIVKRGDTVTAEDIIADGASTDLGELALGQNMLVAFMPWNGYNFEDSILISERVVADDRYTSIHIEELVVMARDTKLGAEEITRDIPNLSEQQLARLDESGIVYVGAEVNPGDTLVGKVTPKGETTLTPEEKLLRAIFGEKASDVKDTSLRVDQGTSGTVIDVQVFTREGIPRDKRAQQIIDDELKRYRLDLNDQLRIVEADAFDRIEKLLVGKVANGGPQRIAKGTTIDKAYLATVEKYHWFDIRPADDDIANQLESIKNSLEQTRHSFDLAFEEKRKKLTQGDELPAGVLKMVKVYLAVKRRLQPGDKMAGRHGNKGVVSKIVPVEDMPYMADGTPCDIVLNPLGVPSRMNVGQVLEVHLGWAGKGIGQRLGDMLQQQAKVAELRQFLDQLYNKSGGKTEKLDHLSDGDITEMAENLARGVPFATPVFDGASEDEIRGMLKLAYPDEIAKAKGLTDTRTQAVLHDGRTGEAFERPVTVGYMHVLKLHHLVDDKMHARSTGPYSLVTQQPLGGKAQFGGQRFGEMEVWALEAYGASYVLQEMLTVKSDDVNGRTKVYENIVKGEHAIEAGMPESFNVLVKEIRSLGIDIELERN
- the rpoC gene encoding DNA-directed RNA polymerase subunit beta' — encoded protein: MKGLLDLFKQFTPDEHFDAIKIGLASPEKIRSWSFGEVKKPETINYRTFKPERDGLFCAKIFGPIKDYECLCGKYKRLKHRGVICEKCGVEVTQTKVRRDRMGHIDLAAPCAHIWFLKSLPSRLGLVLDMTLRDIERVLYFEAYVVVDPGMTPLKKFSIMSEDDYDAKRTEYGDEFIALMGAEGVKKLLEEIDLDIEIEKLRGDMTGSELKVKKNSKRLKVMEAFKKSGIKPQWMVMDVLPVLPPDLRPLVPLDGGRFATSDLNDLYRRVINRNNRLARLLELKAPEIIVRNEKRMLQEAVDSLLDNGRRGKAMTGANKRALKSLADMIKGKSGRFRQNLLGKRVDYSGRSVIVVGPTLKLHQCGLPKLMALELFKPFIFSRLEAMGIATTIKAAKKEVESGTPVVWDILEEVIKEHPVMLNRAPTLHRLGIQAFEPVLIEGKAIQLHPLVCSAFNADFDGDQMAVHVPLSIEAQMEARTLMLASNNVLFPANGEPSIVPSQDVVLGLYYATRERINGKGEGIVFADVAEVQRALDNGQVEITARISVRLTEHVKNKDTGEFEPETKLVDTTVGRALLSEILPKGLPFSNINKALKKKEISRLINTSFRKCGLKDTVVFADKLLQSGFRLATRAGISIAIDDMLVPKEKHGLIERAEKEVKEIEQQYVSGLVTAGERYNKVVDIWGKTGDEVGKVMMSQLSKQKTTDRHGKEVEQESFNSIYMMADSGARGSAAQIRQLAGMRGLMAKPDGSIIETPITANFREGLNVLQYFISTHGARKGLADTALKTANSGYLTRRLVDVTQDLVVTEDDCGTQNGMNMRALVEGGEVIESLRDRILGRVTAIEVQHPETQATLLQAGSMLDEDALDEIENAGVDEVKVRTALTCGTRFGLCAKCYGRDLGRGGMVNVGEAVGVIAAQSIGEPGTQLTMRTFHIGGAASRAAVASSVDAKSDGHVGFNPTMRYVTNGKGELVVISRSGEIIISDQHGRERERHKVPYGALLAIKPDQNIKAGTILATWDPLTRPIITEFAGRAKFENIEEGVTVAKQVDEVTGLSTLVVIDPKRRGAAKVVRPQVKLLDAAGNEVKIPGTDHSVTIAFQVGALIQIRDGQDLAPGEVLARIPVEGQKTRDITGGLPRVAELFEARSPKDKGTLAEITGTVSFGKETKGKVRLQITDPDGKVFEELVPKEKNILVHEGQVVNKGELIVDGPADPQDILRLLGIEELARYIVDEVQDVYRLQGVKINDKHIEVIVRQMLRRVQIANPGDTAYIAGEQVERSELLDTNDRMVADGKMTATHSDVLLGITKASLSTDSFISAASFQETTRVLTEAAIMGKRDELRGLKENVIVGRLIPAGTGMAFHAARKAKEEMDDAERRAIAMQEAEELASVQLAQVDAASGETTE
- a CDS encoding methylglyoxal synthase produces the protein MNIALIAHDHKKDDMVLVAKEFADFLSRCHLIATGTTGGRLHAEAGLEVECMLSGPMGGDLQIGARLSVGQIDAVIFLRDPMTPQPHEPDINALVRACDVHNVPCATNVAGARLLLAELSRR
- a CDS encoding PIN domain-containing protein, yielding MLLPEPSPAHSTVRTTEAPGVVLDTNAVLAWLVFRDPLCAAWARRFESGSVRWLASAPMRDELAHVLARGIAGARQPDVRALWQAWEGHVTLVEPVALSGTATRIRCTDPDDQKFVDLALAHRSRWLVSRDKAVLKLARRVRPLGLDVLTPDAWASSFSAG